In Neptuniibacter halophilus, the genomic stretch GGCAGGCATCGGCGGCTCCGTTTCCGCCGAACACTGCATCGGTTATGACAAAAAGCCGTACCTGAAATACAGCCGTTCAGAGGCTGAAATTGAGCTGATGAAAACCCTGAAAAGGGCACTGGATCCGGCCAACATCCTCAACCCCGGCCGGGTTTTTGACCTCTGATCATCGGCTAAAAATACAACCCCAAAGAGCAGCATCGTCTGCTCTTTTTTGTTTGTCCCGGCGCACGCTTTCGCTGACATTTTATGTCAACCCCGAGGCATTAATTGTCAAGATGACAACCCCTTCCAGACCTAGCATGTAAACCAGCAAATTCATCCTTCGCTGCTAACTCTGCATCACCGAGCAGGCGAACCGGACCCTTAGACAATAAATACAACAAGGCTAAGACAGATGGGTACAAATAACCGAATCCCGACAGTTACACGACGGCTGTTCCTGCGCCGCGGACTACTGGCTCTTGGCGCCAGCGCCGTTGCTTCATCGATCAGTTTGCAGGCGATTGCTAACAGCGCTGCGACACTTCCTGAAGAACCGGCACTGCAAACCCTCAGCGCCGAAGAGTACCGCATATTATCCCGGGTCAGTGACACGATTATTCCACGCGGCGGCGCGTTTTCGCTGGGTGCACTGGATATTGATCTGGCATTTCGTATCGACGCCTATCTGGATGCCGGTGACGAGGTTTTGATGCAGGGGATTCGAGGTGCCCTGCTGTTTCTGGAACATAAAGCCCCGTCACTGATCGGGCTCGAAGGCACCTTCTCCGGGCTCCCGGCCGAACAGCGGGAAAGCCTGTTACTGACCCTGCGTGATGCCGGCGGCGATGCCACCGCAGTCTTTGTCGGCCTGCGCAGTCTCTGCATGTTTTATTTCTACACCGCTACAGAGGCATGGCCAGAGATCGGTTATGAGGGGCCACTGGTGAAACGTGACAAACCGGTCTATCCGCAGGTGGAGAGTTGATATGATTATTCAAGGACATGAAATTTTTGCACCCCTGAAGCTGAAAACCCATTCGGTCGTTATCGGCTCCGGTGCCGGTGGCGGGGTTGCCGCTTACCATATGGCCGCCGCAGGGTTTGAAACGGTGGTTCTCGAAGAAGGTGGTTACTTTCAGGCCCGGGACTTTAACCAGCGCGAAGAAGACATGATGCCGGCACTGTACCGCGGTGCCGGACGCCAGACCACCACCGATGGCATGATCTATGTCTGGCAGGGCTCCTGCTTTGGCGGTTCCACGGTGATCAACACCGCCGATGCGACCCCCATTGAGGCCGAAGTACTGCATCACTGGCAACGTCATTTCGGACTCGACCAACTGACCGAGGAGAGCCTCGCAGCCTCTTACGAGCGGGTATATAAAACGCTCAACGTTCACCGCCTTGAAGAGAAAATTCTCAACCGTAACAACAAGGTGCTGCTCGAGACCGCCAACCGACTGGGCTATAAGGCCGGCGTTTTCAATTCCAACCGGAAAAACTGTATCGGCAGTGGCTACTGTTTTCAGGGCTGCGCCTACGATGCCAAGCAGGGTACCAACCTGACCTATCTGCCGATGGCGTCGGAATTGGGTGCCCGCATCTATACCGACATGCGTGTCGACCGTATCGAGCGCCTGTTCGGCAACAAATACCGGATCCACGCCAGCGTCATCGCACGTGGCAGCCGCCAGATGCGCCATCCGGCAGTGATCGATTGTGAACGCATCATCATGGCCGCGGGCAGTGTACATACGCCGGCTATCCTGAAACGTTCCGGGTTTGATAAAGGCTTGCCGCAACTCGGCAAAAATATCTCCCTGCAGCCACAGATTGGTATCTCTGCGATTTTCCCGGACAGTGAAAAGATGACCTCCTGGCGTGGGGCACCGCAATCAGTCTATATGAGCGAATTTGACGACAACCGTGCTGAACATGGCCTCGGCGGATTCCGGATGGAAGGTGTCGGCGGAATGGCCGGAGTGTTCTCTCAATTCGCCAGCAGCATCGGCCACGACCATAAGCGGATGATGCAGCAGTATCCCAACACCCACTTCTCTGCCCTGCTGGTCCCGGATCAGCCCACCGGTACGATGGACTGGGAGTGGGGCCCGGATGGCAAAGTTAAACCCAAAATTCAGTACACCCCTACGCAAGAGTGGAAGCAGCGTTTCAAGCGAGGCTTCAGAACTGCCGCCGATTTTCTGTTTGAAGCCGGAGCCCGTGAGATCAACTGTAACAGCCCGGTATTCGGCCCGATAACCAGCGCCGATCAACTGTCACGGATTGATGATTTCCCGATCGAGCCGGGCATGGTCGCCCTGACCTCCGCCCATGTTCAGGGCAGTTGCCGGATTGGCCTTGATGCCAAACAGGGTGTGGTTGACCAGAACCTGAAGCTGCACAACCTCGACAATATCTATGTTGTGGATGGCTCAGTAATGCCCACCACTGCCTCCACCCACACCATGATTCCGATCATGGTGATGGCGGATCGTGCGATGCACAAACTGGCCCAGGGTGGTTAACCAAGACCTCGCGGCCCGGTTTCAGCACAGGGGCCGGGCCGCGTAACGATGTAAAGGATAAACCAATGCTGGAATTCAATACCCGTCGTGAGATCGCGCAAAAGATCTTCCACTGTTACCGCAACAACGAGCAGCTTCCCCTGCTGACCCGGAGCTATCCGGAGATGGATACTCAGGATGCTTACTACATTCAGGAGCAGGTCCTGAGCCATTTTGTTGCCGAAGGCAGCACAATCAAGGGCTACAAAATCGGCCTGACCTCGAAAGCCATGCAGGAGATGGTGGGCTCAACGGAACCGGACTACAGCACGCTGCTGAACGAGATGTTCGTGGATGAAGACAGTGTGCTTCCTGCAAACACATTTACCGATCCCCTGGTTGAGATTGAACTGGCTTTTGTCATCAAAAGTCCGCTACAGGGGCCGGGCGTCAATGCGGCTGATGTCATTCAGGCCACCGACTTTGTCCTGCCATCGATTGAGATCGTCGATTTCCGCGTAGCCCGCGCCCCCGGTATGGATGTGCGAGACACCATCGCTGATCTGGCAGCCGTTGGCCGGGTCGTGCTCGGCGGTAATCCGGTAAAGCTGGATCAGATCGATATCCGCAATGTTGAGGGAGAGCTGCTGATCAATGGTGAGGTTCTGGAAAAGGGCATCTCCTCAGCAGTGCTTGGCAATCCGGTGACCGCGGTCGTCTGGCTGGTCAATAAGCTGGCGGAGTTCGGCGTCGCCTTCCAGCCCGGTGATGTGATCTTCTCGGGTTCTTTCGTTCGTGCCCTGCCGGTTAAAGCAGGCGATCGGGTCTCAGCCCGTTTCGATAACG encodes the following:
- a CDS encoding 2-keto-4-pentenoate hydratase, which produces MLEFNTRREIAQKIFHCYRNNEQLPLLTRSYPEMDTQDAYYIQEQVLSHFVAEGSTIKGYKIGLTSKAMQEMVGSTEPDYSTLLNEMFVDEDSVLPANTFTDPLVEIELAFVIKSPLQGPGVNAADVIQATDFVLPSIEIVDFRVARAPGMDVRDTIADLAAVGRVVLGGNPVKLDQIDIRNVEGELLINGEVLEKGISSAVLGNPVTAVVWLVNKLAEFGVAFQPGDVIFSGSFVRALPVKAGDRVSARFDNGLGQVNINFGEE
- a CDS encoding gluconate 2-dehydrogenase subunit 3 family protein yields the protein MGTNNRIPTVTRRLFLRRGLLALGASAVASSISLQAIANSAATLPEEPALQTLSAEEYRILSRVSDTIIPRGGAFSLGALDIDLAFRIDAYLDAGDEVLMQGIRGALLFLEHKAPSLIGLEGTFSGLPAEQRESLLLTLRDAGGDATAVFVGLRSLCMFYFYTATEAWPEIGYEGPLVKRDKPVYPQVES
- a CDS encoding GMC family oxidoreductase N-terminal domain-containing protein, whose amino-acid sequence is MIIQGHEIFAPLKLKTHSVVIGSGAGGGVAAYHMAAAGFETVVLEEGGYFQARDFNQREEDMMPALYRGAGRQTTTDGMIYVWQGSCFGGSTVINTADATPIEAEVLHHWQRHFGLDQLTEESLAASYERVYKTLNVHRLEEKILNRNNKVLLETANRLGYKAGVFNSNRKNCIGSGYCFQGCAYDAKQGTNLTYLPMASELGARIYTDMRVDRIERLFGNKYRIHASVIARGSRQMRHPAVIDCERIIMAAGSVHTPAILKRSGFDKGLPQLGKNISLQPQIGISAIFPDSEKMTSWRGAPQSVYMSEFDDNRAEHGLGGFRMEGVGGMAGVFSQFASSIGHDHKRMMQQYPNTHFSALLVPDQPTGTMDWEWGPDGKVKPKIQYTPTQEWKQRFKRGFRTAADFLFEAGAREINCNSPVFGPITSADQLSRIDDFPIEPGMVALTSAHVQGSCRIGLDAKQGVVDQNLKLHNLDNIYVVDGSVMPTTASTHTMIPIMVMADRAMHKLAQGG